In a single window of the Nicotiana tomentosiformis chromosome 10, ASM39032v3, whole genome shotgun sequence genome:
- the LOC138900236 gene encoding uncharacterized protein, with protein MRPPSGDEEVPAPKQVKEKKRKDVPSSPISEKKQQMKKSRKPKGDSGVMPSESIRRLRDELEEGEEELACVWANVVIQQSSESAEVNKGTLAIIPEQGKDETIPSRAEMVEGETKGRTSRVAEDISRDEIEIIDISGSSQILDAMIREASMLEGRSYKGIQESTDIHDFLDGLESAASKEIIGFGVLSITKKASWSEEHEAEIRNLTEKSDSYKLLSEKLRADLAATLDEHEDMADQVDELMAEEEKFKQNMDILASKKESVQAQLESAENQLQAAKENASVHIERVKELQRRLDLAASNKESLANELEVDRSEVVVARSEVAVAKSEVTEANKRADAKVTQFRIDVEVNRDKTKSMVEYAK; from the exons atgaggcccccatctggtgatgaAGAGGTTCCTGCCCCGAAGCAGgttaaagaaaagaagagaaaagatgtACCGAGTTCCCCGATCTCGGAAAAGAAACAACAGATGAAGAAATCTCGCAAGCCAAAGGGGGACTCCGGTGTCATGCCTTCGGAATCGATCCGCCGATTAAGGGATGAGcttgaagaaggagaagaggaattaGCATGTGTatgggctaatgttgtgatacaacaatccTCCGAATCGGCAGAGGTAAATAAGGGAACCCTGGCCATAATTCCTGAACAAGGAAAAGACGAGACTATTCCGTCTCGAGCGGAGATGGTTGAAGGGGAGACCAAGGGCAGGACTTCTCGGGTAGCAGAAGATATCTCGAGGGACGAGATCGAGATAATCGATATTAGCGGATCCTCTCAGATTTTAGACGCTATGATCCGCGAGGCCAGCATGTTGGAAGGTCGATCTTACAAGGGCATTCAAGAGTCGACTGATATCCACGACTTTCTGGATGGGCTCGAGTCAGCTGCCTCGAAGGAGATTATTGGGTTCGGTGTATTATCGATAACAAAGAAAGCATCATGGTCGG AGGAGCATGAGGCCGAGATTCGGAATCTCACTGAGAAGAGCGACtcctacaaacttcttagtgagaaaCTTCGAGCAGATTTGGCAGCGACTCTGGATGAGCATGAGGATATGGCTGACCAG GTAGATGAGCTAATGGCCGAGGAGGAAAAATTTAAACAGAATATGGATATCCTCGCCTCCAAAAAGGAGTCCGTTCAAGCACAATTGGAGTCGGCTGAGAACCAGCTTCAGGCTGCAAAAGAAAACGCCTCGGTGCATATCGAGAGGGTTAAAGAGCTTCAGCGTCGGTTAGATTTGGCCGCTTCCAATAAGGAAAGCTTGGCTAATGAACTCGAAGTGGACAGGTCCGAGGTGGTCGTAGCCAGATCCGAAGTGGCCGTAGCCAAATCTGAGGTGACCGAGGCtaataaaagagctgatgctaaagtgacccagttcaggatcgatgttgaggtcaaCCGGGACAAGACCAAGAGCATGGTCGAATATGCTAAATAG